The region AAAAGGTGAAGATATCATGATTTTTGATCTTTCCAATATTGAAAACTCTGTAGCAGAAACTTTTATAATTTGTAGCGGAAACTCGAATACTCAGGTTTCGGCTTTAGCAGGCAGTGTAGAAAAAAAAGTAAGAAACGATCTTAAAGACAGACCTTGGCATGTAGAGGGAACAGAAAACTCTATGTGGGTTTTGGTAGATTACGTTTCTGTGGTAGTTCACATTTTCCAAAAAGAAGTACGTGAGTATTATGATATCGAAGAACTTTGGGGAGATGCTGCAATTACACGAATTGAAAATTAATATTAAATTTTAAAAAGTATAAATGAACAATAAGGGATTTAACTGGTTTTTTCCAATAATAATCATTGCTCTTTTGTTATTCGTTGGCTCCAATTTCTTAGGAGGAGACGGTGCAAAATCTATGGATGAAGATGCTTTCTTCAGAGAAATGCAGGCGGGAAAAGTTCAGAACATTATAATTTATAAAGATACTGAAAGAGCGGATGTATTCCTTACAAAAGCGGCAAAAACAGCAACAGTGGACAAATCAAAAGAAAATGATCCTCTTGCTGCCTTTTCAGTAGCTCCAAAAGCTGATTTTACTGTCAAATATGGAGATCTTCAGCTTTTTTTACAAAAATTTGATCAAGTAAAAGCTGCTAATCCAGCTTTAGCAACTACGAAAGACTACGGAACAGGGAAAAATCCAATGATGGAAATTCTTGTTCAGGCGTTGATCTGGATTACTATTTTAGGAATTTTTTATTTCTTCCTTTTCAGAAAAATGGGGAGCGGAGGAGGACCTGGAGGACAAATTTTCTCTATCGGGAAATCTAAAGCTAAGCTTTTTGACGAAAAAGAAAGAATACAGGTTACTTTCAAAGATGTTGCAGGATTAGAGGGAGCCAAAGAAGAAGTACAGGAAGTGGTAGATTTCTTGAAAAATGCTGAAAAATATACAAAACTAGGAGGTAAAATTCCTAAAGGTGTGCTTTTGGTAGGGCCTCCGGGAACTGGTAAAACTTTACTGGCAAAAGCGGTTGCAGGTGAAGCTAAAGTGCCTTTCTTCTCGCTTTCTGGTTCAGATTTCGTAGAAATGTTCGTTGGAGTAGGTGCTTCAAGGGTAAGAGACTTATTCGCTCAGGCTAAAGCAAAATCTCCAGCTATTATTTTTATCGATGAGATTGATGCTATCGGACGAGCAAGAGGTAAAAACAATTTCTCAGGCGGAAACGACGAAAGAGAAAATACATTAAACCAGTTGTTGACTGAAATGGATGGTTTCGGAACCGATACGAATGTTATCGTAATGGCTGCAACCAACAGAGCGGATATCTTGGATAAAGCTTTGATGAGAGCAGGTCGTTTTGACCGTTCAATCTATGTAGATCTTCCTGAACTGCATGAAAGAAGACAGATTTTTGATGTTCACTTGAGTAAAATCAAGCTTGATGATAATGTAGACCGAGAATTCTTGGCTAAACAGACTCCAGGATTCAGCGGTGCAGATATAGCAAATGTTTGTAATGAAGCTGCTTTAATTGCAGCGAGAAATAATCATACTTCGGTAACGAAACAAGATTTCCTTGATGCTGTAGACAGAATTATTGGTGGTCTTGAAAAGAAAAATAAGGCCATTAAACCATCAGAAAAAAAGAGAGTGGCTTATCATGAAGCTGGTCACGCTACGATTTCATGGTTGGTTGAGCATGCTTCACCATTGTTGAAAGTAACAATTGTACCGAGAGGACGTTCACTAGGAGCAGCTTGGTATTTACCTGAAGAAAGACAGTTGACAACAACTGAACAAATGTTGGACGAAATGTGTGCAACATTAGGGGGTAGAGCTGCAGAACAGGTAATCTTTAACAATATCTCTACAGGGGCACTTTCTGATCTGGAAAGTGTAACGAAAAGAGCGCAGGCTATGGTTACGATTTATGGTTTGAGTCCGAATATTGGGAATATTTCTTATTATGACAGTTCAGGTCAGTCTGAATATTCTTTTGGGAAACCTTATTCTGAAGAAACTGCGAAAAAAATCGATATTGAGATCAAAGAAATTATTGAAAATCAATACGACAGAGCGATTCAGATTCTGACTGAAAATAAAGATAAATTGGATGCTTTAGCAAACAAGCTGTTAGAAAAAGAAGTAATCTTCCGTGAAGATTTGGAAGAGGTATTCGGAAAAAGAGCATGGGATCCCGAATTAACGGAAAGACCTGTAACCAATACCATTCCTGACGGAAAAGAAAATGCAGAAGAAATAGCAACTAAAGATAAAGAAGAAGAAAGCGAAATTCAGGCTCCTGAAAGCTCTTCTCAACTATAAAGCCTTTAAAAATAAATAACTTTAAAACCTGGCAACCTCAAATTGTCAGGTTTTTTCATATTTATAACCATATTTTTGGAATCTATTGTAATTTATTTTCTATTTTTGTATAAAGTTGACTAAAAATAGATTGAGTTGAATTTATTCAAGAAGATTGTAAGCAAACTGACCAACCAGCCTGAAGAAGAGGATAATCAGAGTCTGGAGAAACTGGGGGATTCGTTGAAAAATGCGGATCTCGATTATAAGTTTGCCCAATTGTTTACGCATTCGGGAGGTTTTTTTAATTATTGTGCAGATGAAGGGGAAGCGTTACAGACTTTAAATCAAATCATTAAAATAGAAGGAATTAAAAATCTTTTTTGTTGGGATAAAGAACTTCAGAGTTTTTTGAATGTAGTGAAAACTCCTTACACATCGGATCTGGAACATTCTAATGACTGTGCTTTTATTACCTGCGAATATCTTATCGCTTACGACGGCAGAATAATGCTGTCTCACAATAATATTCTTCATTACCATTCTTCAAGATTGCCAGGCAAAATCATCATCATCGCCAATGTTTCACAAATCGTGAATAACCTCAATGATGCGATGGGGAAGATCAAAAGAAACGGTAATATCAAAAATCTAACATCAATCAGCGGTAATCAATCGAAAATGGATACTTCTTCAAATTCTAATACGAAGTTGTTTTTATTGCTTCTTGAAGATTAGGCATCAACTTTCTAAATTTTAAATTTTGGACAAAAACCTTATTCAACGAACCCTTTCCGGAATTGTATATGTAGCAGTTATTGTTTTATGCGTTACTCCTTTGGGAGCACAACTGATTAATTCGATCTCTCCGGGACTGGTGAAACAGCAATACCTTTATTACGGGTTGATCACGTTTTTAATGCTGGTGGGAACCTGGGAATGTGTGAAAATTATGCAGTTTGGCAATGGATATGAAAAGTGGGTTGTGTTGCCTATTATAGCATTCATATTCTATCTTTTCTCTAAACGGTATTTTAACTACGGATTCTTTTTTGATTTCAGACTGAGCGAAATATTGGCGATTGTTTTAATTTTAATCGCAGTAGTTACGTTATTTAAGTTTTCAGGCGAATTATACTATGACAGCGGAAAGCTTATCTTTACAGTGATCTATATAGCTCTCCCGTTCTCTTTTGCTTTAGGTCTTCCTAAGTTTACATCTTACGACAATACATTTTCTTTAGAAGTGCTATTCCTTTTTATTTTGATATGGAGCAGTGATACTTTTGCTTATCTAACAGGGAAATTTTTCGGAAAACATAAAATGGCTCCTAAAATCTCCCCTAAAAAAACATGGGAAGGGTATATTGGTGGAGTAGTACTAACATTGGTTTTGTCTTATTTCATAGAACAGTACCATTCTGACCTTCGAGGGAACTGGATGATTGTAGGTTTTTTAGTGGCTGCATTTGCTCCGTTAGGAGATTTGGTGGAAAGTCAGCTGAAGAGAAATTTCGGTGTAAAAGACAGTGGAAATATCATTCCGGGGCATGGTGGAGTATTAGATAGGCTGGATAGTTTTTTAATCTGCGTTCCTGTCGTATATTTGTACTTTATTTTAGCTAAATTTATTTATATAATCTCATGAAATTACACAAAGAATCGAAAGGAACAATTACAGTAGCTACGATATTGTTCGTCATCCTTGGCGCATTGGCTATTTACTTCCTTAAAATTTGGTCGTTACTCATTATTCTGCCTTTGTTGGTAATATATAGTTTGGTATTTTGGTTTTTCCGGGTTCCAGATCGTAGTATTCTAGATCACAGAGAAAATGTGATTGCTCCGGTTGACGGAAAAGTTGTAATGATAAAAGAAGTGGATGAGGATGAATTTATAAAGGGAAAAGCGATTCAGGTTTCGATCTTTATGTCTCCTTTGAATGTTCATATTTGTAGATATCCTGTTTCAGGAAATGTGATTTACAAGAAATATCATCCTGGAAAATACTTGGTGGCTTGGCATGAGAAATCTTCTACAGAAAACGAAAGGACAACAGTTGCTGTAGAAACTCCGACAAACCATAAGGTGGTTTTCAGACAAATTGCAGGATATGTGGCGAGAAGAATTGTCTTCTATTGTAATGAAGGAGATACGGCTAAAGCAGGACATGAGTTCGGATTCATCAAGTTCGGATCAAGAATGGATGTTTTCTTGCCTGTAGACACTGAGATTGTCTGTAAAATTGGTGATATTACCAAGGGAGGTCTGGATGTGATTGCAAAATTGAAAGATTAAGATTTATATCAAAATATTTTAAAAGACTGTTTCGAAAGAAGCGGTCTTTTTTTGTTTAAATACTTACTGTTTTTATTAAAATATAAGTTTTAGATTGAATGATTTGTGTTTTTAAGTTTATTTAAATGTTTAACCTTGTTTATTTTTATTCAAAAATGTATTTTTGATGTGAAATCATAAATTTAATTTAAAATGAAAAAAGTTTTACTTTCCTTAATGCTTTTTGCCTGTTTTTTAGACATGCAGGCCCAAACTACTATAAATGTGTTTTCTCAGGTTGTTTTTTACGACGGATATGCAGCAAATGTTTCCAATCCGGTTCCTGCAAATACAATTCGACTGGCAAATTACAGATATGCAAAAAAACTAAGTGATGCTGAGTTGAATTCTTTTCAGAATAAGATTCAGATGAATGTAAATATCGGGGCACTCTGCGATAATTATGACCGAATCGGAGGTGTGCACATTGCTTTAGTTCCCAAAAATCAGGCAACTTATACATTGAATGATACGGGAGTGAAAAGATTTGAAGTTGGAAGATATATTACCCCTTTCATGAATAAAAATATTTCTCCAACCACAGTTCCGTACACTTATGAAGTAGATAATCTATATGCAGTTTTCAGTAATACGGCTTTAAGAAATACATATGATATTTATGTGGAGCTCGATGTTTTTGGAGTGCCTTATGCGGCAAATACTCAGGTTTCAGGTTGTTCAGGAAGAAATGATGTTTTTGAAGGAACCTTAAATTTTGTCACGTACAATGATCCTTTAGTTACCACTTCGTATAATAATCTGCTTCCGCTCTTAGATTCCAATGAGCTGAATAACTATAATAATACGGACCAAGCAGGTCAAACGGTAAGATTGGTTAATTTTAATGTAAATCAAAGCACGGATAACGCTAAATTTTTCATTATTTCCACACCTCATGGAGCCAATACTAATGGAGAGGAATATGTAAGAAGGGAAAATCAGGTTTCGTTAGATAATGCCCAGGTCTTAACTTTTACTCCGGGTGGAAAATCCTGTGAACCGTACCGAATGTATAACACGCAAGGAAATGGAATATACGGAACATCCGTAAAAACTACAGCTTGGTGGACTTCTTGGAATAATTGGTGTCCCGGGGATTCCGTACCAATCAGGAGTTTTACATCACCTACACTTACAGCTGGAAATCATGTGCTAAAATATGAGGTCCCGACTGCTGTTTTTTACGGACAGGACGGAAGAATAGTTCTTTCTGTTTATATGCAAAGCAGTAATCAGCTTTTGTCTGTGAAAGATGTTTCTACGATAGATGTATCAATTTATCCTAATCCTACTACAGATTTTGTGAATATAAGATCGGATAAAAAAGTGAAGAATATTCTTGTATATTCTTTAGACGGAAGAAAATTAAATGAGATAAAAGATTCTAGGGTGGATATGACCCCGTATCCAACTGGCATATATTTGCTGGATATTACACTGGAGGGAGGAACTCAATTTAAGCACAAGATCATTAAGAAATAATATGATATTTGTGAAAGTAAAAAAAGAGAAGTCATTTCGGCTTCTCTTTTTTTATCTAATGTATTGTTTTACTTCTTTAATCAGTCCTAAAATAAAATCTACAGGCAAATCCTCTTCCATATCAATTAAAAGGATTTTAAACTTCTTTCTGCCTTCCTGTAGAAGCAATGGATGATCTAGTTTATCCCCATGGTAGAAACTTATATAATGTTGCTTATGTTTTTTGCTATAGTAAAGGTAGCAGAGCATTTTCTTTTTATATTTAAAAAACGACAGACCAAAACTTAAAGTCTCAGTAATATTTTCTGTGTCGGATTCGAGGATTTTATTACGCAAAAAAAGAAGAGTACTTCTTTCAGGCTCATCAATTCTGTAGAAGTACTCTTGTATAGGATTCATTTTAAAATTTAATTTAAAAAGATTTAATCAAAATTCTGAAGCTCAACCAATTTATGATACACGCCTCTTTTAGCAATAAGGTCATGGTGTGTTCCCTGTTCCATAATATCCCCTTTTTCCATGACAACGATCCAATCTGCTTTCTGAATTGTTGAAAGACGGTGGGCTATCACTAAGGATGTTCTGTTTTCCATCATTTTTTCCAACGCATCCTGAACAAATCTTTCGGATTCTGTATCCAATGCCGAAGTTGCTTCATCCAAAATCATAATCGGTGGATTCTTCAATACGGCTCTCGCGATAGAAACCCGTTGTTTTTGACCTCCGGAAAGCTTTCCGCCATCATCTCCAATATTTGAATCATATCCATCAGGAAGATTGGTAATGAATGAGTCTGCATTAGCGATTTTTGCGGCTGCAATTACCTCTTCTCTTGTCGCGTCAGGCTTACCCATCAAAATATTATTGTAAACAGTATCGTTGAATAAAACAGACTCCTGAGTTACCATTCCTAACAGCTTGCGGTATTCTTTCAGTTTTAAATGTTTAATATTAACTCCGTCAATTAAGATTTCACCTTCGGAAACATCATAAAATCTGGCTAGAAGGTTCGCAATGGTTGTTTTTCCACTACCACTTTGTCCGACAAGCGCAACCGTTTTTCCTTTTGGAATAATCAGTGAGAAGTTTTTAAGGATTGTATGATCTTTATCGTAATAGAAACCAATATTATTAAATTCAATAGCATTATTTAGTGTAGAAACTGAAACAGGATTTTCTATCTCATCAATTTTTACATCGGCTT is a window of Candidatus Chryseobacterium colombiense DNA encoding:
- a CDS encoding phosphatidate cytidylyltransferase, translating into MDKNLIQRTLSGIVYVAVIVLCVTPLGAQLINSISPGLVKQQYLYYGLITFLMLVGTWECVKIMQFGNGYEKWVVLPIIAFIFYLFSKRYFNYGFFFDFRLSEILAIVLILIAVVTLFKFSGELYYDSGKLIFTVIYIALPFSFALGLPKFTSYDNTFSLEVLFLFILIWSSDTFAYLTGKFFGKHKMAPKISPKKTWEGYIGGVVLTLVLSYFIEQYHSDLRGNWMIVGFLVAAFAPLGDLVESQLKRNFGVKDSGNIIPGHGGVLDRLDSFLICVPVVYLYFILAKFIYIIS
- a CDS encoding LUD domain-containing protein, which produces MNLFKKIVSKLTNQPEEEDNQSLEKLGDSLKNADLDYKFAQLFTHSGGFFNYCADEGEALQTLNQIIKIEGIKNLFCWDKELQSFLNVVKTPYTSDLEHSNDCAFITCEYLIAYDGRIMLSHNNILHYHSSRLPGKIIIIANVSQIVNNLNDAMGKIKRNGNIKNLTSISGNQSKMDTSSNSNTKLFLLLLED
- the rsfS gene encoding ribosome silencing factor is translated as MNKTAEKQALIDKIVEAIQDVKGEDIMIFDLSNIENSVAETFIICSGNSNTQVSALAGSVEKKVRNDLKDRPWHVEGTENSMWVLVDYVSVVVHIFQKEVREYYDIEELWGDAAITRIEN
- a CDS encoding peptide-N-glycosidase F-related protein, whose protein sequence is MKKVLLSLMLFACFLDMQAQTTINVFSQVVFYDGYAANVSNPVPANTIRLANYRYAKKLSDAELNSFQNKIQMNVNIGALCDNYDRIGGVHIALVPKNQATYTLNDTGVKRFEVGRYITPFMNKNISPTTVPYTYEVDNLYAVFSNTALRNTYDIYVELDVFGVPYAANTQVSGCSGRNDVFEGTLNFVTYNDPLVTTSYNNLLPLLDSNELNNYNNTDQAGQTVRLVNFNVNQSTDNAKFFIISTPHGANTNGEEYVRRENQVSLDNAQVLTFTPGGKSCEPYRMYNTQGNGIYGTSVKTTAWWTSWNNWCPGDSVPIRSFTSPTLTAGNHVLKYEVPTAVFYGQDGRIVLSVYMQSSNQLLSVKDVSTIDVSIYPNPTTDFVNIRSDKKVKNILVYSLDGRKLNEIKDSRVDMTPYPTGIYLLDITLEGGTQFKHKIIKK
- the ftsH gene encoding ATP-dependent zinc metalloprotease FtsH, with product MNNKGFNWFFPIIIIALLLFVGSNFLGGDGAKSMDEDAFFREMQAGKVQNIIIYKDTERADVFLTKAAKTATVDKSKENDPLAAFSVAPKADFTVKYGDLQLFLQKFDQVKAANPALATTKDYGTGKNPMMEILVQALIWITILGIFYFFLFRKMGSGGGPGGQIFSIGKSKAKLFDEKERIQVTFKDVAGLEGAKEEVQEVVDFLKNAEKYTKLGGKIPKGVLLVGPPGTGKTLLAKAVAGEAKVPFFSLSGSDFVEMFVGVGASRVRDLFAQAKAKSPAIIFIDEIDAIGRARGKNNFSGGNDERENTLNQLLTEMDGFGTDTNVIVMAATNRADILDKALMRAGRFDRSIYVDLPELHERRQIFDVHLSKIKLDDNVDREFLAKQTPGFSGADIANVCNEAALIAARNNHTSVTKQDFLDAVDRIIGGLEKKNKAIKPSEKKRVAYHEAGHATISWLVEHASPLLKVTIVPRGRSLGAAWYLPEERQLTTTEQMLDEMCATLGGRAAEQVIFNNISTGALSDLESVTKRAQAMVTIYGLSPNIGNISYYDSSGQSEYSFGKPYSEETAKKIDIEIKEIIENQYDRAIQILTENKDKLDALANKLLEKEVIFREDLEEVFGKRAWDPELTERPVTNTIPDGKENAEEIATKDKEEESEIQAPESSSQL
- a CDS encoding phosphatidylserine decarboxylase family protein; the encoded protein is MKLHKESKGTITVATILFVILGALAIYFLKIWSLLIILPLLVIYSLVFWFFRVPDRSILDHRENVIAPVDGKVVMIKEVDEDEFIKGKAIQVSIFMSPLNVHICRYPVSGNVIYKKYHPGKYLVAWHEKSSTENERTTVAVETPTNHKVVFRQIAGYVARRIVFYCNEGDTAKAGHEFGFIKFGSRMDVFLPVDTEIVCKIGDITKGGLDVIAKLKD
- a CDS encoding DUF1801 domain-containing protein, with the protein product MNPIQEYFYRIDEPERSTLLFLRNKILESDTENITETLSFGLSFFKYKKKMLCYLYYSKKHKQHYISFYHGDKLDHPLLLQEGRKKFKILLIDMEEDLPVDFILGLIKEVKQYIR